Proteins encoded by one window of Gordonia jinghuaiqii:
- a CDS encoding phytanoyl-CoA dioxygenase — protein MTDSSGSQMIDRFLSDGFVKIENAFDRKIGLRCAAELWDQIAPSADDPASWTESLIWVPGMSTPPFTEIANTDVLVSAYDALVGPGRWRPRLGMGTFPLRFPSTEPPEAAGWHVEASFAGDDGGPRVSLRSRGRALLMLFLLSDVGEDDAPTLIRVGSHLKVPPFLVEAGPHGRDWMDVCTDVVPATEDCPVVSATGCIGDVYLCHPFLVHSAQAHHGRAPRFMAQPPLESIGELDLDADQLTPVAECVHRGLSAPGRRSDCGRP, from the coding sequence ATGACCGACAGCTCCGGCAGCCAGATGATCGACCGCTTCCTCTCCGATGGTTTCGTGAAGATCGAGAATGCCTTTGACCGCAAAATCGGCCTGCGGTGCGCCGCGGAGCTCTGGGACCAGATCGCACCGAGCGCCGACGACCCGGCGTCGTGGACCGAGTCGTTGATCTGGGTCCCCGGGATGAGCACCCCACCCTTCACCGAGATAGCGAACACGGACGTATTGGTCTCGGCATACGACGCACTGGTCGGTCCCGGCCGATGGCGACCGCGCCTCGGCATGGGTACGTTCCCGCTCCGGTTTCCCAGCACCGAGCCACCCGAGGCCGCCGGGTGGCACGTGGAGGCGTCGTTCGCCGGGGACGACGGCGGCCCTCGGGTCAGTCTTCGCTCGCGGGGCCGCGCACTGCTGATGCTGTTTCTCTTGTCCGACGTGGGGGAGGACGATGCGCCGACGCTGATCCGCGTCGGATCACACCTGAAGGTCCCACCGTTCCTCGTTGAGGCCGGCCCCCACGGACGCGACTGGATGGACGTCTGCACCGACGTCGTACCCGCCACCGAGGACTGTCCGGTCGTCTCCGCAACCGGATGCATCGGTGATGTCTACCTCTGCCACCCGTTTCTCGTCCACTCCGCGCAGGCCCACCACGGCCGGGCGCCCAGATTCATGGCGCAGCCTCCCCTCGAATCGATCGGCGAGCTCGACCTCGACGCGGATCAGCTGACACCGGTCGCCGAGTGCGTACACCGGGGACTGTCCGCGCCCGGCCGGCGATCCGACTGTGGCCGACCATGA
- a CDS encoding zinc-ribbon domain-containing protein: protein MFFLFGFGRKQQHLGAGQTRTCPRCHNTTQWARMREFKQFTVFFIPLARWSRRTFEACGICGAAIEN, encoded by the coding sequence GTGTTCTTTCTGTTCGGATTCGGCCGCAAGCAACAGCACCTTGGCGCAGGACAGACACGTACCTGTCCGCGCTGCCACAACACCACCCAGTGGGCCCGGATGCGGGAGTTCAAGCAATTCACCGTGTTCTTCATCCCGCTGGCGCGATGGAGTCGCCGGACGTTCGAGGCGTGTGGCATCTGCGGCGCCGCGATCGAGAACTGA
- a CDS encoding protein adenylyltransferase SelO, translating to MPATPDSPTRTNTAIVGFERTFAEALAPLTVPWQGADAPDPRLIVVNEQLAASLRLDVESLRTDDGVEMLCGAAAPADATPVATAYSGHQFGGYSPLLGDGRALLLGELTDTDGRRVDLQLKGSGPTPFSRGGDGFAVVGPMLREYLVSEAMHALGIPTTRSLSVVATGRGIQRTGIEPGAVLARVAASHLRVGTFEYTARNTELLQPLADYAISRHYPELRDLPETGGGNRYIKFFEAVLERQAALLAKWMLVGFVHGVMNTDNTTISGETIDYGPCAFLDAFDPSAVFSSIDHGGRYGFGNQPAVLKWNLARFAETMLTLVGPTPDDAIAAATAVLSTFDARYDRHFYAGMSAKLGLGDAFTDHELIDALLVLMQEHRADWTGTFRALADDLRGNPVPLRSAVPREHIDPWVQRWRDALTQHGRDDLETAAAMDRINPLYIPRNHQLDAALRAATDGDIAPFEQLLDAVTHPFVHRAEWAHHAAPAPAAFSDTFQTFCGT from the coding sequence GTGCCTGCCACTCCCGACTCCCCCACCCGCACAAACACCGCGATCGTCGGCTTCGAACGGACCTTCGCCGAAGCGTTGGCCCCACTGACCGTGCCCTGGCAGGGTGCCGACGCGCCGGACCCGCGGCTGATCGTCGTCAACGAACAGCTCGCCGCATCGTTGCGCCTGGACGTGGAGTCCCTGCGGACCGACGACGGCGTCGAGATGCTGTGCGGTGCCGCCGCACCCGCTGATGCCACACCGGTTGCGACCGCATACTCCGGGCACCAATTCGGCGGATACTCGCCGCTCCTCGGCGACGGTCGGGCCCTGCTGCTCGGTGAACTCACCGACACCGACGGTCGGCGAGTCGATCTTCAGCTGAAAGGCTCTGGGCCGACGCCGTTCTCGCGCGGCGGTGACGGCTTCGCGGTGGTCGGGCCGATGCTTCGGGAGTACCTCGTCAGTGAAGCGATGCACGCGCTCGGCATCCCCACGACGCGTTCGTTGTCGGTGGTGGCGACAGGGCGAGGGATCCAGCGGACCGGCATCGAGCCGGGTGCGGTACTCGCCCGGGTCGCCGCCAGTCACCTACGGGTCGGGACGTTCGAATACACGGCGCGGAACACCGAACTGCTTCAACCGCTGGCCGATTACGCGATCTCCCGCCACTACCCCGAACTGCGCGACCTCCCCGAGACCGGCGGCGGCAACCGCTACATCAAGTTCTTCGAGGCGGTACTCGAACGGCAGGCGGCGTTGCTCGCCAAATGGATGCTGGTCGGCTTCGTGCATGGCGTGATGAACACCGACAACACGACGATCTCCGGCGAGACCATCGACTACGGTCCCTGCGCATTCCTCGATGCGTTCGACCCGTCCGCGGTGTTCAGTTCGATCGATCACGGTGGTCGCTACGGCTTCGGCAACCAGCCCGCGGTGCTGAAATGGAATCTGGCACGATTCGCCGAGACGATGTTGACGCTGGTCGGTCCGACGCCGGACGACGCGATCGCTGCGGCAACTGCGGTCCTGTCCACGTTCGACGCTCGCTACGACCGGCACTTCTATGCCGGGATGTCGGCCAAACTCGGACTCGGTGACGCATTCACCGACCATGAGTTGATCGATGCCCTGCTGGTGCTGATGCAGGAACACCGCGCCGACTGGACGGGCACCTTCCGCGCCCTGGCCGACGACCTACGCGGAAATCCGGTACCGCTGCGGAGCGCGGTGCCGCGCGAGCACATCGATCCGTGGGTGCAACGCTGGCGCGACGCCCTGACACAACATGGCCGTGACGACCTCGAGACGGCAGCCGCCATGGACCGCATCAACCCGCTCTACATTCCGCGCAACCATCAGCTCGACGCCGCGCTGCGTGCGGCCACCGACGGAGACATCGCTCCCTTCGAGCAACTCCTCGATGCCGTCACGCATCCTTTCGTGCACCGGGCCGAGTGGGCTCATCACGCCGCTCCCGCTCCGGCGGCCTTCAGTGACACATTCCAGACCTTCTGCGGTACCTGA
- a CDS encoding uracil-xanthine permease family protein, whose protein sequence is MEQVPFKAGFDDRVPTRRAVFYGGQHLLALTGLWVFPASLGAALALEQRDVAYVIQGCFLLAGLVTVLSSSRILKLPIVQGPTAAILVALISIGATSGLGTAFGSMFVAGLLSLALAIPFKRLGIYGHIAKFVSNPIVFGTMFLVLGAQLAGIGVGGWFGQEGTPSYGWPSVFVALAGLVTVILCMALGGGTLVKRGAVVWGIAVGTVVAWITGVSDVPDVSGSSILGTPELLPFGFSVSWAGVFLMMIAFLQAASESMGVYGLLGRWSGKAIGVDQANRGLSAEFIGSAVGGLFGGIGTTSYPENAGVLRITGIASRMVTAAAGVICIVLSCIPKFAMFLAGLPGPALSAAATILFGVIAFSGVQQLASVEWDDLNILVGAVCFIVPLGLQFMPADLIAELPDAASSVLTSPMMVSTLLLLTVHPLLNIGLRRFLESRRTPIEHTADLDAENVGVSQ, encoded by the coding sequence ATGGAGCAGGTGCCGTTCAAGGCAGGGTTTGACGACCGGGTGCCGACGCGCCGCGCAGTGTTCTACGGTGGGCAGCATCTCTTGGCGCTCACCGGACTCTGGGTGTTCCCGGCGTCGTTGGGTGCCGCACTCGCCCTCGAGCAACGCGACGTGGCCTACGTGATCCAGGGCTGCTTCTTGCTGGCGGGGCTGGTCACTGTCCTGTCGTCGTCGCGGATCCTCAAGCTCCCGATCGTCCAGGGGCCGACGGCGGCGATATTGGTCGCGCTGATCTCGATCGGTGCGACGTCGGGTCTCGGCACCGCTTTCGGATCGATGTTTGTCGCAGGACTGCTGTCACTGGCGCTGGCGATTCCGTTCAAGCGGCTCGGAATCTATGGCCACATAGCGAAGTTCGTCTCCAATCCCATCGTGTTCGGCACCATGTTCCTGGTGCTCGGCGCACAGCTGGCCGGGATCGGCGTGGGTGGTTGGTTCGGCCAGGAAGGAACCCCCAGTTACGGGTGGCCCAGCGTGTTCGTCGCCTTGGCCGGCCTGGTCACGGTCATCCTCTGCATGGCACTCGGCGGCGGCACCCTCGTCAAACGCGGTGCCGTGGTGTGGGGTATCGCCGTGGGCACGGTCGTCGCCTGGATCACCGGCGTCTCCGACGTGCCCGATGTATCCGGGTCGTCGATCCTCGGCACCCCCGAGCTCCTCCCCTTCGGCTTCTCGGTGTCGTGGGCCGGGGTGTTCCTGATGATGATCGCCTTCCTGCAGGCGGCATCGGAGTCGATGGGTGTCTACGGTCTGCTCGGACGATGGAGTGGCAAGGCGATCGGCGTCGACCAGGCCAATCGCGGACTCAGCGCCGAATTCATCGGATCGGCCGTGGGTGGACTGTTCGGCGGTATCGGCACCACGTCCTATCCGGAGAACGCCGGAGTTCTGCGGATCACCGGCATCGCATCGCGTATGGTGACCGCGGCGGCAGGCGTGATCTGCATCGTGTTGTCGTGCATACCGAAGTTCGCCATGTTCCTCGCCGGTCTACCGGGGCCCGCGCTGTCAGCGGCGGCGACGATCCTCTTCGGAGTCATCGCCTTCTCGGGTGTGCAACAGCTCGCCTCGGTCGAGTGGGACGACCTCAACATCCTCGTCGGCGCCGTCTGCTTCATCGTTCCGCTCGGATTGCAGTTCATGCCGGCGGACCTCATCGCCGAACTCCCCGACGCCGCGTCGAGCGTCCTCACCAGCCCGATGATGGTCAGCACACTGCTGTTGCTGACGGTCCATCCGCTGCTCAACATCGGGTTGCGGAGATTCCTCGAGTCGCGTCGCACGCCCATCGAGCACACCGCCGATCTCGACGCCGAGAATGTCGGAGTGAGCCAGTGA
- a CDS encoding NAD(P)-dependent alcohol dehydrogenase, which yields MKAIQIVQPGRPPELREVDKPTPGPGQVLLKVTAAGACHSDDFVLNMPAEGFPYPLPMTLGHEGVGVVAGVGSGVTTVSEGTSVAVYGPWGCGVCHFCSRGFENYCSRAAELGIAPPGLGNEGAMAEYMIVDAARHLVPLGDLDPVAAVPLTDAGLTPYHAIKPSLPKLVGGTTAVVIGAGGLGHIGIQLLRHLTPARVIALDVSEDKLAFAREVGAHETVLSDAEAVANVRKITGKDGATAVFDFVGLQPTIDTAMGVVGTMGDVVIVGIGDGVAAATVGFFSQPYEVSVRAPYWGARDELIEVLDLARDGVLEVAVEKFTLDDGLEAYRRLAANELRGRAVVVPE from the coding sequence ATGAAGGCCATTCAGATCGTCCAGCCAGGTCGCCCGCCCGAGCTCCGTGAGGTCGACAAGCCCACGCCGGGACCAGGGCAGGTGCTGCTGAAGGTGACGGCTGCGGGCGCATGCCATTCCGACGACTTCGTGCTCAACATGCCTGCGGAAGGGTTTCCGTATCCCCTGCCGATGACACTCGGTCATGAGGGTGTGGGTGTGGTCGCCGGGGTGGGTAGCGGGGTGACCACCGTCTCGGAAGGGACTTCGGTTGCGGTCTATGGGCCGTGGGGTTGCGGAGTGTGCCACTTCTGCTCGCGGGGTTTCGAAAACTATTGCAGCCGTGCGGCCGAACTCGGCATCGCACCGCCCGGCCTCGGAAACGAAGGCGCCATGGCCGAATACATGATCGTCGACGCCGCGCGGCACCTCGTGCCACTCGGCGACCTCGATCCGGTCGCCGCCGTACCGCTCACCGACGCCGGACTGACGCCGTACCACGCGATCAAGCCGTCGTTGCCCAAGCTTGTCGGCGGCACGACGGCGGTGGTCATCGGTGCGGGCGGGCTCGGACACATCGGCATCCAGTTGCTTCGGCATCTGACCCCGGCACGAGTCATCGCACTCGATGTGAGCGAGGACAAGCTCGCCTTCGCCCGCGAGGTCGGGGCGCACGAGACCGTGCTCAGTGACGCCGAGGCGGTCGCCAACGTCCGCAAGATCACCGGAAAGGACGGCGCCACCGCGGTCTTCGATTTCGTCGGTCTGCAGCCCACGATCGACACCGCGATGGGGGTCGTCGGCACCATGGGCGACGTGGTGATCGTCGGAATCGGCGACGGGGTCGCCGCGGCAACGGTGGGCTTCTTCTCGCAGCCGTACGAGGTGTCGGTGCGTGCGCCGTACTGGGGTGCGCGCGACGAACTCATCGAAGTGCTCGACCTCGCTCGCGACGGGGTCCTCGAGGTCGCGGTCGAGAAGTTCACCCTCGACGACGGGCTCGAGGCCTACCGCAGGCTCGCCGCGAACGAACTGCGGGGCCGCGCCGTCGTCGTGCCCGAATGA
- a CDS encoding phosphoribosyltransferase family protein has product MSAGVYTATIGSQTVELPLIEVAEDLTIALLMTIDHGVAFNQIAGGELAEQIRDADVELVVSAATLGIPVAIEVTRALGLDDYLILQKSNKVHLREALSEPLKSITSDGRQRLLLDPARLGQLDGARVAFVDDVISSGASVNAAITLLERAGAEVVAIGALLTEGDQWREVLGSRSSMVRALGTIPTFPGHQTAE; this is encoded by the coding sequence ATGAGCGCAGGCGTTTACACGGCGACAATCGGCAGCCAGACGGTTGAGCTGCCGCTGATCGAGGTCGCCGAGGACTTGACCATCGCGTTGCTGATGACGATCGACCACGGCGTCGCCTTCAATCAGATCGCCGGTGGTGAACTGGCAGAACAGATCCGCGACGCCGACGTCGAACTCGTGGTTTCCGCTGCAACACTGGGTATCCCGGTCGCGATCGAGGTGACTCGTGCGCTCGGGCTCGACGACTACCTGATCCTGCAGAAGTCGAACAAGGTCCACCTTCGGGAGGCGCTGAGTGAGCCACTGAAGTCGATCACCAGCGACGGCCGCCAACGGCTGCTGCTCGATCCGGCACGACTGGGCCAACTCGACGGTGCCCGGGTGGCCTTCGTCGACGACGTGATCTCGTCGGGAGCCTCGGTCAATGCGGCCATCACATTGCTCGAGCGGGCCGGCGCCGAGGTCGTCGCCATCGGGGCACTGCTCACCGAAGGCGACCAGTGGCGCGAGGTACTGGGCAGCCGATCGAGCATGGTGCGGGCGCTCGGGACGATCCCCACGTTCCCGGGTCACCAGACCGCGGAGTGA